One segment of Sandaracinaceae bacterium DNA contains the following:
- a CDS encoding right-handed parallel beta-helix repeat-containing protein yields MRRIGITLGLLLAACSDPCTAAGVQTQLDGAGVGGVITLPACRVEGELTVPDGVTLRGVPGSELASAAPRDIVVELRAGAALESVSIDAGGRAAVVMRGDASLRDVTVDARHGVGLYADGGVVTMDGVRVTGPVTPDDAADPRWIGVLSAPPESASCPGASCECEPGAVDEGMGRACAADGRWLTWASTIGLYARGATLTLTDVSFEGFTETGVLTDASQLTWTRGAVRDVIGVGVLMRGGSSSLTDVTVERVVAGLRGVPSYGVIATDGHAMVSDGLTVADGERFGLLVLGATAANADLDARGNGDVAVWAGDSSGFSITGASAVEGNGFAGVVISESSDVTLEGLSVSMTASVRRSVGAFGVQEIGDGVQVIGPGANVVLRDVTLTGNARVGLLADVGPGLAFTNVSVDASGMAFGALGGTRDVGAGSIRVTNPSGWDSGITRSVTASANDSTASGAFDAIVTALPDGVTGATGIIGPMY; encoded by the coding sequence ATGAGACGGATCGGCATCACGCTCGGGCTCTTGCTGGCGGCGTGCAGTGATCCTTGCACTGCGGCGGGCGTGCAGACGCAGCTCGATGGCGCGGGGGTGGGAGGCGTGATCACGCTCCCGGCGTGCCGGGTGGAGGGGGAGCTGACGGTGCCCGACGGGGTCACGCTGCGCGGCGTCCCAGGGAGCGAGCTGGCGAGCGCGGCGCCGCGCGACATCGTGGTCGAGCTGCGGGCGGGCGCGGCGCTCGAGTCGGTCTCCATCGACGCCGGCGGACGCGCCGCGGTGGTGATGCGGGGAGACGCTTCGCTGCGCGACGTCACGGTGGACGCGCGCCACGGCGTCGGGCTCTACGCGGACGGTGGCGTGGTGACGATGGACGGGGTGCGCGTCACGGGCCCGGTGACGCCGGACGACGCCGCGGACCCGCGCTGGATCGGCGTGTTGTCGGCGCCGCCGGAGAGCGCGAGCTGCCCCGGCGCGTCCTGCGAGTGTGAGCCGGGCGCGGTCGACGAAGGCATGGGACGCGCCTGCGCGGCGGACGGTCGATGGCTCACGTGGGCCTCGACGATCGGTCTCTACGCGCGCGGCGCCACCCTGACGCTCACCGACGTGAGCTTCGAGGGCTTCACGGAGACGGGCGTGCTCACCGACGCGTCGCAGCTCACCTGGACGCGCGGCGCCGTGCGCGACGTGATCGGCGTGGGCGTCCTGATGCGCGGCGGCAGCTCCTCCCTCACCGACGTGACGGTGGAGCGGGTGGTCGCCGGGCTGCGCGGCGTGCCGAGCTACGGCGTGATCGCGACCGACGGACACGCGATGGTGAGCGACGGGCTGACCGTGGCCGACGGGGAGCGCTTCGGCCTGCTCGTGCTCGGCGCCACCGCGGCGAACGCGGACCTCGACGCGCGCGGCAACGGCGACGTCGCGGTGTGGGCGGGAGACTCGAGCGGCTTCTCGATCACCGGCGCGAGCGCGGTGGAGGGCAACGGCTTCGCGGGCGTCGTGATCAGCGAGTCGAGCGACGTGACGCTGGAGGGGCTGAGCGTCTCGATGACCGCGAGCGTGCGGCGGAGCGTCGGCGCCTTCGGGGTGCAGGAGATCGGCGACGGAGTGCAGGTCATCGGGCCCGGCGCCAACGTGGTCCTCCGGGACGTGACGCTCACCGGGAACGCGCGCGTGGGCTTGCTGGCCGACGTCGGCCCCGGCCTCGCGTTCACCAACGTCTCGGTCGACGCGTCCGGCATGGCCTTCGGCGCCCTCGGCGGCACGCGCGACGTCGGCGCGGGCAGCATCCGGGTCACCAACCCCTCGGGCTGGGACAGCGGCATCACGCGGAGCGTCACGGCGAGCGCCAACGACAGCACCGCGAGCGGCGCGTTCGACGCCATCGTCACCGCGCTACCCGACGGAGTGACCGGCGCCACGGGCATCATCGGGCCGATGTACTGA
- a CDS encoding ATP synthase F0 subunit B, whose translation MLFNLSRGRWVALFALLSLALVGCGRRAVPLNTTLPVALEAQADPTELRAAIIRGLEARHFVAESEQPGRIIGRLSHRGRTLRVAIDYTPSDYRITYLDSAGLGYMVGRDGVPMISRHYDRWVAALRNTIQDELGRPERERQEAIERDRQHQIQLAQAETQRQREVLEAEQRERDRERDAQLEVERLRTERARAEAEARRPIIVNHPPQVVTRFEVAPRRRLRARFESVRIGRRVGTRYLRGQAEGDMDAGGLGLPGGCRGYFSGTPEHVITVRRDVDYLRLETEAEGDPTLVLVASDGSVYCDDDGGNGLNSRIEGSFPSGTYRVFVGSYRAGQSATYRLLVTGDRAPTAQATVRAQPAPAPRYAAPAPPPTPDCRTLVIQHGHSPSAAIHCQGVHPRCAAAVLGAGHSPSGLIHCPGADIACAEASMAAGHSPSSLIHCQ comes from the coding sequence ATGCTCTTCAATCTCTCGCGCGGCCGCTGGGTCGCGCTCTTCGCCTTGCTCTCACTCGCGCTCGTCGGCTGCGGTCGACGCGCGGTGCCGCTCAACACGACCCTGCCCGTCGCGCTCGAGGCGCAGGCCGATCCGACGGAGCTGCGCGCCGCGATCATCCGCGGCCTCGAGGCGCGCCACTTCGTGGCCGAGAGCGAGCAGCCCGGGCGCATCATCGGCCGCCTCTCGCACCGCGGCCGCACCCTGCGCGTCGCCATCGACTACACGCCGAGCGACTACCGCATCACCTACCTCGACTCGGCGGGCCTCGGCTACATGGTCGGGCGCGACGGAGTCCCGATGATCTCGCGTCACTACGACCGCTGGGTCGCGGCGCTGCGCAACACCATCCAGGACGAGCTCGGCCGGCCCGAGCGGGAGCGCCAGGAGGCGATCGAGCGCGATCGGCAGCACCAGATCCAGCTCGCGCAGGCCGAGACGCAGCGGCAGCGCGAGGTGCTCGAGGCCGAGCAGCGGGAGCGCGACCGGGAGCGTGACGCGCAGCTCGAGGTGGAGCGACTGCGCACCGAGCGCGCGCGGGCCGAGGCCGAGGCGCGGCGCCCCATCATCGTCAACCACCCGCCGCAGGTCGTGACCCGCTTCGAGGTGGCGCCGCGCCGTCGCCTCCGCGCCCGCTTCGAGTCGGTCCGGATCGGTCGGCGCGTCGGCACGCGGTACCTTCGCGGGCAGGCCGAGGGGGACATGGACGCAGGCGGCCTGGGCCTCCCGGGCGGCTGCCGCGGCTACTTCTCGGGCACTCCCGAGCACGTGATCACGGTGCGGCGCGACGTCGACTACCTCCGGCTCGAGACCGAAGCCGAGGGCGACCCCACCCTCGTGCTCGTGGCCTCGGACGGGTCGGTCTACTGCGACGACGACGGCGGCAACGGCCTCAACTCGCGCATCGAGGGCAGCTTCCCGTCCGGCACGTACCGCGTCTTCGTCGGGAGCTACCGCGCGGGACAGTCGGCCACGTACCGCTTGCTCGTGACCGGAGACCGGGCGCCGACGGCGCAGGCCACGGTCAGGGCGCAGCCCGCCCCCGCGCCGCGCTACGCGGCTCCCGCGCCGCCTCCCACCCCCGACTGCAGGACGCTCGTCATCCAGCACGGTCACAGCCCGAGCGCGGCCATCCACTGTCAGGGCGTGCATCCGCGCTGCGCGGCCGCGGTGCTCGGCGCCGGCCACAGCCCGAGCGGGCTCATTCACTGCCCTGGCGCGGACATCGCCTGCGCGGAGGCGTCGATGGCGGCCGGCCACTCGCCCTCCAGCCTGATTCACTGCCAGTAG
- a CDS encoding protein kinase, with product MVCADDAALRAFVAGRLDPAEVERVEAALDTCAHCRARLGELARSAEGKSLASVPETLTPDLFEPGPDPWPGTVLGGRYRVLRKLGSGGMGAVYEAEHELIGRRVAVKLLHAELATKREVLQRFRNEARAAGAIGHPGIVRALDVGRTESGAPFLVLELLEGRDLETELAAKGPLPVPEAIDIAVAVADAVAAAHALGIVHRDLKPANVFLTDAGEVKVLDFGISKVRGLLQTSPDTRSGMLLGTPAYMAPEQLRDATAADARSDVYALGAILHRCLTGRLPHTARSLPELLAVILTEEVAPIERADVRAPLALLVRRALDTDPEARPASMGELRDALRSHAATTRRTTARPLGDRERRVVIAVLVPEGDRAGCDAAAERAGAKIAPGAEPATYLFGDGSWSGDLVDRAGLFALSLADLAPQVFVGPATSSGGLIEPTGELAALLESPPGQPGAFLSPSLTRARLGEVSCDPVDGHARLRRGKPALALPLLGRQAERAQITEAVEEASDERRPVVVFVEGAPGLGKSRLLSAAREDIRDAWRVLDSRTRERDADLAVVRELLWSFVGVEDRADPAIRDAAVEALVVAACGEHRGRQHLHTLRVLFGLADANAEPRLVWDRTRVAALDVLEGLARLRPLALFVDDAQWADGPSLDLLGALHASFDGPLLIVLASRQPPPEGAAWLTDADVTRVKPRPLKRSQTKRLLAAILGEARAEEMSDRIHAHSGGNPLFVEQLGRALDARDEALPLPPSIEGAVQARLDELEPALREVLKRGALFGAPFTEADLEALGVEAAREDLDGLIARELLISHDVGGEAPSYELATPLYADVAARMLGDEARAELHRRAAERLTGRALREQVARHWELGGARRKASVEYAAACLEAKATGDLARTLRAGERALALGVEEGGLEVRVAVAEGLEVRGRLGEQESLLAIAERESEGAQRAQVRTDRAVALQRLGRSQDALPLLERALEDAEASGDAVALARALGKHAVALTYAGETERAAEQLRAAERLVLTKATGLRADAAIWRGQLASMVGDLGEARNAYWAAVELYRELGDPRRAAEASLNLADLYNRVGAHDEAIPALESGLEDCRRVGASRLMLGYGLANLGYALAKEGRFEEAARALEEAAEIAASVGESRLSIATQVYRSKLLGARGGHAEARALADDAAERAAELGFDSLEALARLAVAEHALGSGDTHASLRHAQRALRLSDALGGMEEDGGALFRVLGDAFEAAGREAEAERARARGRATVQAAAARIGDRHWRERFLHDVEAHRALLGEGP from the coding sequence ATGGTCTGTGCGGACGACGCGGCGCTGAGAGCTTTCGTGGCCGGCCGGCTCGACCCGGCCGAGGTCGAGCGCGTCGAAGCGGCCCTGGACACCTGCGCCCACTGCCGCGCCCGGCTCGGCGAGCTGGCTCGCTCCGCCGAGGGCAAGAGCCTCGCGTCCGTGCCCGAGACCCTCACCCCGGATCTGTTCGAGCCGGGCCCCGACCCGTGGCCGGGCACGGTGCTGGGCGGACGCTACCGCGTGTTGCGCAAGCTCGGCAGCGGCGGCATGGGCGCCGTGTACGAGGCGGAGCACGAGCTGATCGGCCGGCGCGTCGCGGTGAAGCTGCTCCACGCGGAGCTCGCCACGAAGCGTGAGGTGCTGCAGCGCTTCAGGAACGAGGCGAGGGCCGCGGGCGCCATCGGCCACCCCGGCATCGTGCGCGCCCTCGACGTCGGCCGCACCGAGAGCGGCGCGCCGTTCCTGGTGCTCGAGCTGCTCGAGGGCCGAGACCTCGAGACCGAGCTCGCGGCGAAGGGGCCGCTGCCCGTGCCGGAGGCGATCGACATCGCGGTCGCCGTGGCGGACGCGGTCGCCGCCGCGCACGCGCTCGGCATCGTGCATCGTGATCTCAAGCCGGCGAACGTCTTCCTCACCGACGCCGGCGAGGTGAAGGTGCTCGACTTCGGGATCAGCAAGGTGCGTGGCTTGCTGCAGACCAGCCCCGACACGCGCTCCGGCATGCTGCTCGGGACCCCCGCCTACATGGCGCCCGAGCAGCTCCGCGACGCGACCGCGGCCGACGCGCGGAGCGACGTCTACGCGCTGGGCGCCATCCTCCATCGCTGCCTGACCGGCCGCCTCCCGCACACCGCACGCTCGCTGCCGGAGCTGCTGGCGGTCATCCTCACCGAGGAGGTCGCCCCGATCGAGCGCGCCGACGTGCGCGCGCCGCTCGCGCTCCTGGTGCGCCGCGCCCTCGACACCGACCCCGAAGCCCGCCCCGCCTCGATGGGGGAGCTGCGCGACGCGCTCCGATCGCACGCCGCCACGACCCGTCGAACCACCGCGCGTCCGCTGGGGGACAGAGAGCGCCGCGTCGTCATCGCGGTGCTCGTGCCCGAGGGAGACCGGGCCGGATGCGACGCCGCGGCGGAGCGGGCCGGCGCCAAGATCGCGCCGGGCGCCGAGCCCGCCACCTACCTCTTCGGCGACGGCTCGTGGAGCGGCGATCTCGTGGACCGCGCCGGGCTCTTCGCCCTCTCCCTCGCGGACCTCGCGCCGCAGGTCTTCGTGGGCCCCGCGACCTCGAGCGGCGGCCTCATCGAGCCCACGGGCGAGCTGGCCGCGCTGCTCGAGTCGCCGCCCGGCCAACCCGGCGCGTTCCTCTCGCCCTCGCTCACGCGCGCCCGGCTGGGCGAGGTCTCCTGCGACCCGGTCGACGGACACGCCCGGCTGCGGCGCGGCAAGCCCGCGCTGGCGCTCCCGCTCCTCGGCCGGCAGGCCGAGCGCGCGCAGATCACCGAGGCGGTCGAAGAGGCCTCCGACGAGCGCCGCCCGGTCGTCGTCTTCGTCGAGGGCGCGCCCGGGCTCGGCAAGTCCCGGCTCCTCTCGGCGGCACGAGAGGACATCCGGGACGCGTGGCGGGTCCTCGACAGCCGCACGCGGGAGCGGGACGCCGACCTCGCCGTCGTGCGCGAGCTGCTGTGGAGCTTCGTCGGCGTCGAGGACCGCGCCGACCCCGCGATCCGCGACGCCGCGGTGGAGGCCCTCGTCGTGGCGGCGTGCGGAGAGCACCGCGGCCGCCAGCACCTGCACACCCTGCGGGTGCTCTTCGGTCTCGCCGACGCGAACGCGGAGCCGCGCCTCGTCTGGGACCGCACGCGGGTCGCGGCGCTCGATGTCCTCGAGGGGCTGGCCCGCCTGCGCCCGCTCGCGCTCTTCGTGGATGACGCGCAGTGGGCCGACGGCCCGTCTCTGGATCTCCTCGGCGCGCTCCACGCGTCGTTCGACGGACCGCTGCTCATCGTCCTCGCGAGCCGCCAGCCCCCACCCGAGGGGGCGGCCTGGCTCACCGACGCGGACGTGACCCGCGTGAAGCCGCGCCCCCTGAAGCGCAGCCAGACCAAGCGCCTGCTGGCCGCGATCCTGGGCGAGGCGCGGGCGGAGGAGATGTCCGATCGCATCCACGCCCACAGCGGCGGCAACCCGCTCTTCGTGGAGCAGCTCGGCCGGGCGCTCGACGCGCGCGACGAGGCGCTCCCGCTGCCGCCCAGCATCGAAGGCGCGGTGCAGGCGCGGCTCGACGAGCTGGAGCCGGCGCTGCGTGAGGTGCTGAAGCGCGGCGCCCTCTTCGGGGCGCCCTTCACCGAGGCGGATCTCGAGGCGCTGGGGGTCGAGGCGGCGCGCGAGGACCTCGACGGCCTCATCGCGCGCGAGCTCCTGATCAGCCACGACGTGGGAGGCGAGGCGCCGAGCTACGAGCTCGCCACCCCCCTCTACGCCGACGTGGCCGCGCGCATGCTGGGCGACGAGGCCCGAGCCGAGCTGCACCGACGCGCCGCCGAGCGCCTCACCGGGCGCGCGCTCCGGGAGCAGGTGGCGCGGCACTGGGAGCTCGGCGGCGCCCGAAGGAAGGCGTCCGTCGAGTACGCCGCCGCGTGCCTGGAGGCCAAGGCCACGGGCGATCTGGCCCGCACCCTCCGGGCTGGAGAGCGCGCCCTCGCGCTCGGCGTGGAGGAGGGCGGCCTGGAGGTCCGCGTCGCCGTGGCCGAGGGGCTCGAGGTGCGCGGGCGGCTGGGGGAGCAAGAGAGCCTGCTCGCGATCGCGGAGCGAGAGAGCGAGGGGGCCCAGCGCGCGCAGGTCCGCACCGACCGGGCCGTGGCCCTGCAGCGGCTGGGGCGCTCGCAGGACGCGCTGCCGCTGCTGGAGCGCGCGCTGGAGGACGCCGAGGCGAGCGGCGACGCGGTCGCCCTCGCGCGCGCGCTCGGAAAACACGCCGTGGCGCTCACCTACGCCGGCGAGACCGAGCGCGCCGCCGAGCAGCTCCGGGCGGCCGAGCGCCTCGTCCTGACCAAGGCGACCGGGCTCCGCGCCGACGCGGCGATCTGGCGCGGGCAGCTCGCGAGCATGGTCGGCGACCTGGGCGAGGCGCGGAACGCTTACTGGGCCGCGGTCGAGCTCTATCGCGAGCTCGGCGATCCGAGGCGCGCGGCCGAGGCCTCCCTCAACCTCGCCGACCTCTACAACCGCGTCGGCGCGCACGACGAGGCCATCCCCGCGCTCGAGAGCGGCCTCGAGGACTGCCGCCGCGTGGGCGCCAGCCGCCTGATGCTCGGCTACGGGCTCGCGAACCTCGGCTACGCGCTCGCGAAGGAGGGCCGCTTCGAGGAGGCGGCCCGGGCGCTGGAGGAGGCCGCGGAGATCGCCGCCTCGGTGGGGGAGAGCCGGCTCTCGATCGCGACGCAGGTGTATCGGAGCAAGCTCCTCGGCGCGCGCGGCGGCCACGCGGAGGCGCGCGCGCTGGCCGACGACGCCGCCGAGCGCGCGGCGGAGCTCGGCTTCGACAGCCTCGAGGCCCTGGCGCGCCTGGCCGTGGCCGAGCACGCCCTCGGGTCCGGAGACACGCACGCCTCGCTGCGGCACGCGCAGCGCGCGCTCCGACTCAGCGACGCGCTCGGCGGCATGGAGGAGGACGGCGGCGCGCTCTTCCGCGTGCTGGGAGACGCCTTCGAGGCCGCGGGCCGCGAGGCAGAGGCCGAGCGGGCGCGCGCGCGCGGACGCGCCACCGTCCAGGCCGCGGCGGCGCGGATCGGCGACCGCCACTGGCGCGAGCGCTTCCTGCACGACGTCGAAGCGCACCGCGCGCTCCTCGGGGAGGGCCCCTGA
- a CDS encoding DUF1565 domain-containing protein: MSPRAVALSLLLVACGGEAGVDGGADDGSLADSGVASPREAALPELGPCPEGWTEAEVDGLRVCDPSPGGLAPCPDGQARFVGTPACEPIGGACPSGDFAEGLPARAVHVRPGASGDGSAAAPFGTIAEAIAAARAGDTVALSRGTFDEEVSVPAGVTLRGACALETRVTLSSASSDTSVLTLDGAAASDLTVADSLANGVMALRGAVSLERVRVESTNGIGVYVATGATLEARDLVVRGVTGESSIGVIVDGGSARLRRALVEATAAGVIAFEGGALEVIDLAVRDAADDSMGVGLSSLDGAISGRRVEITGFATAAAFINPGGTLTVEELVAREADGSARAALIVYGEVSLARAWLSASRGAGVLVDEGGRVEITDVVIDGVYPGPVVGDVAQGVGVSWGTARVERVFVRDALTGAVSVIGAQARLEGRDLTLRDAREEGIVGIGLLLERGGEAVLDGLAVERAVAVGVVLKGGSRAHLTNVSIRDTRADLFEQRWGHGIDMWDGELRLTRARVEDQREVAVLVQGGVATLEDVEIVSTRERLCAATTCADSPGGIGLSVQGDAAVTARGFAIAGAPLCGVQIAEAAGLDLSRGEIRDAAIGACVQIDGYDVARLTDDVRFVDTGTTIQTTGHYLPEPSDPLR, encoded by the coding sequence GTGAGCCCTCGCGCCGTCGCCCTCTCGCTGCTGCTCGTCGCCTGCGGCGGAGAAGCAGGCGTGGACGGCGGGGCCGACGACGGCTCCCTCGCAGACTCCGGCGTGGCCTCGCCCCGCGAAGCGGCCCTGCCCGAGCTCGGCCCGTGCCCCGAGGGATGGACAGAGGCCGAGGTGGACGGACTCCGGGTCTGCGATCCGAGCCCCGGTGGTCTCGCCCCGTGCCCCGACGGGCAGGCGCGGTTCGTCGGCACGCCGGCCTGCGAGCCCATCGGCGGCGCATGCCCGAGCGGCGACTTCGCCGAGGGGCTGCCCGCGCGCGCGGTTCATGTGCGCCCCGGCGCGAGCGGAGACGGCAGCGCCGCGGCGCCCTTCGGCACCATCGCCGAGGCGATCGCCGCCGCTCGCGCCGGCGACACCGTCGCCCTGTCGAGGGGCACCTTCGACGAGGAGGTCTCCGTCCCGGCCGGCGTCACCCTCCGCGGCGCGTGCGCGCTCGAGACCCGCGTCACGCTCTCCTCGGCGTCCTCCGACACCTCCGTGCTCACCCTCGACGGCGCCGCGGCGTCGGACCTGACCGTGGCCGACAGCCTCGCGAACGGCGTCATGGCGCTGCGGGGCGCGGTCAGCCTCGAGCGCGTCCGCGTCGAGTCCACGAACGGCATCGGCGTGTACGTCGCGACGGGAGCGACCCTCGAGGCGCGGGACCTGGTGGTCCGCGGCGTGACGGGCGAGAGCAGCATCGGCGTCATCGTGGACGGCGGGTCGGCCCGGCTCCGGCGCGCGCTGGTCGAGGCGACGGCGGCCGGGGTCATCGCCTTCGAAGGTGGCGCGCTGGAGGTGATCGACCTGGCGGTCCGCGACGCCGCCGACGACTCGATGGGCGTGGGGCTCTCGAGCCTCGACGGCGCCATCTCGGGGCGGCGCGTGGAGATCACGGGCTTCGCCACCGCCGCGGCCTTCATCAACCCCGGAGGCACGCTGACGGTGGAGGAGCTGGTCGCCCGCGAGGCGGACGGCTCGGCGCGCGCGGCCTTGATCGTCTACGGGGAGGTCTCCCTGGCGCGGGCGTGGCTCTCCGCGTCCCGAGGGGCCGGCGTCCTCGTCGACGAGGGCGGCCGCGTGGAGATCACCGACGTGGTGATCGACGGGGTCTACCCGGGACCCGTGGTCGGCGACGTCGCGCAGGGCGTCGGCGTGAGCTGGGGCACGGCCCGCGTCGAGCGTGTCTTCGTGCGTGACGCCCTGACCGGCGCGGTGTCCGTCATCGGCGCGCAGGCGCGCCTCGAGGGCCGCGACCTCACGCTCCGCGACGCGCGCGAAGAAGGCATCGTCGGCATCGGGCTCCTCCTCGAGAGAGGCGGCGAGGCCGTGCTCGACGGGCTGGCGGTGGAGCGCGCCGTCGCCGTGGGGGTCGTGCTCAAGGGCGGCTCGCGGGCGCACCTCACGAACGTGTCGATCCGGGACACGCGCGCCGACCTGTTCGAGCAGCGCTGGGGCCACGGGATCGACATGTGGGACGGCGAGCTGCGCCTGACGAGGGCGCGCGTGGAGGACCAGCGCGAGGTCGCGGTGCTCGTCCAGGGCGGCGTCGCGACCCTCGAGGACGTGGAGATCGTCTCCACCCGCGAGCGCCTCTGCGCGGCGACGACCTGCGCTGACAGCCCGGGCGGGATCGGGCTCTCGGTGCAAGGGGACGCGGCGGTCACCGCGCGCGGCTTCGCCATCGCAGGGGCGCCGCTCTGCGGGGTGCAGATCGCCGAGGCGGCCGGCCTCGATCTGTCCCGCGGCGAGATCCGCGACGCGGCCATCGGCGCCTGCGTGCAGATCGACGGGTATGACGTCGCGCGGCTGACCGACGACGTCCGCTTCGTCGACACCGGGACGACCATCCAGACCACCGGGCACTACCTGCCCGAGCCGAGCGATCCCCTGCGATGA
- a CDS encoding OmpA family protein, with the protein MHTRLVPFLALSLFSLSLLLAPTAHAESGRFNLHLSGVGPLPAAGEASFDWQLARPFALELRAGGGALTDFGQLTQGIFYATAGARFRFADDESGYLDEGGSIAGHLWLAPHVGFFLTDTAAGFLFDASIGYDFSIVNPVSIGPFFRAGVGVGGADVAVFVAGGLQVSIEIDPLREPDTDLDGDGVMDRRDRCPSSPPGAAVDPLGCTDEDGDGVNDDLDMCPGTPPGADVDGRGCVLLPPALVLEGIEFRYDSAEILPTSEPSLLRAAQALLDNPDVRVEIGGHTDDIGGRAYNDDLSLQRATSVRDWLTGRGIDARRLEVRGYGSAQPRVENVDEASRARNRRIEFRQL; encoded by the coding sequence ATGCACACCCGTCTCGTCCCCTTCCTCGCGCTCTCGCTGTTCTCGCTCTCGCTGCTGCTCGCCCCGACGGCGCACGCGGAGAGCGGCCGCTTCAACCTCCACCTCTCGGGCGTCGGCCCGCTCCCCGCGGCGGGCGAGGCGTCGTTCGACTGGCAGCTCGCGCGGCCCTTCGCGCTGGAGCTCCGCGCGGGCGGCGGGGCGCTGACCGACTTCGGCCAGCTCACGCAGGGCATCTTCTACGCGACGGCGGGCGCGCGCTTCCGCTTCGCCGACGACGAGTCCGGCTACCTCGACGAGGGCGGCAGCATCGCCGGCCATCTCTGGCTCGCGCCGCACGTCGGCTTCTTCCTCACGGACACCGCGGCCGGCTTCCTCTTCGACGCGAGCATCGGCTACGACTTCTCGATCGTGAACCCCGTCTCCATCGGGCCGTTCTTCCGGGCCGGCGTCGGCGTCGGTGGCGCGGATGTGGCGGTCTTCGTGGCGGGTGGCCTGCAGGTCTCCATCGAGATCGATCCCCTCCGCGAGCCCGACACGGACCTGGACGGCGACGGCGTGATGGACCGCCGCGACCGCTGCCCGAGCAGTCCCCCTGGCGCCGCGGTCGACCCGCTCGGCTGCACCGATGAGGACGGGGACGGCGTGAACGACGACCTCGACATGTGCCCGGGCACGCCGCCCGGCGCCGACGTCGACGGCCGCGGCTGCGTCCTGCTCCCGCCGGCGCTCGTGCTCGAGGGCATCGAGTTCCGTTACGACTCCGCGGAGATCCTCCCGACGTCGGAGCCCTCGCTGCTCCGCGCGGCCCAGGCGCTCCTGGACAACCCGGACGTGCGCGTCGAGATCGGCGGTCACACCGACGACATCGGCGGCCGCGCCTACAACGACGACCTCTCCTTGCAGCGCGCCACGTCGGTGCGTGACTGGCTGACCGGTCGCGGCATCGACGCCCGGCGCCTCGAGGTCCGGGGCTACGGCAGCGCGCAGCCCCGCGTCGAGAACGTCGACGAGGCCTCCCGGGCGCGCAACCGACGCATCGAGTTCCGTCAGCTCTGA